In the Telopea speciosissima isolate NSW1024214 ecotype Mountain lineage chromosome 6, Tspe_v1, whole genome shotgun sequence genome, AAAGACTTTTTAAACTATTTGAAATTTAGAATAAACTCTCCTCTGTTTAATTTCTAGCTTTTGTTAAGTTAATATATAATAATGGCCATTAACttctttgtgaaagcaggggagcctcgtgcactgggtacgttcttttctttccttaatCATCTAGATTAAAAAGCCATTGGATTGCTTTCTCTAAGGCCTCAATATCATCTAACAAtcaaaattacacatcatcgcATTTTTGCTTCTATTACCAAACAAATAACTTTGCCCATCCATTAACACCCAATTGGGAGTCAGATTCAACAAAGAACTTAATGGGACTGGATCTAATGTATGGGCGTTAGATTGGGCAACTTAATATGGGGTAGGTTAAAGGACTTGACTTAGCAAGTTCCATAAGCTCTGAAGCTTTTGGTGTATCAGCTAAATAACTGACATGTGGTATCAAAACCGGCACCATGTCATAGGTTTGAGTCATAAAAAATGTTATCTAGAAGAAAACTAACTggaataaaatgaaaacaaagaatTAGTGTTATAGAGCTTTTGGCATActgatcaagtacctaacacaTTAAGAAATGATCTTAAATTAATAATGTATAACTCAATCATACACTAAAGTAAccctcccacccccccccccccaccccccaaaacaaaaaaacccatgTATTAGCATTTTTCTCATGGAATTTCAACCATACATTTCTTTGGAAAATGTCCCGCATAGAGTTGGGATCTGGATCCTTTCTGAAGAGGCAAGCCCAGCCATCACTCAATGAGCATCTAACGGCTGGGATGTGCTATATGCATTCCAAAGGCTGGCAATTTACATCGGGATGTGTGTGACACAACCCAATCATTGGATTTGTCTCTGGGTTCTCCaactcattggagaggatccaaatccatagAGTTGTTGATCGTAGGATAATGACCCTTTAAACCCTCAGGCTCGCAGAAAAGAGCCAAAGACAGTTAACGCTGTTTCCCTCCAATTTTTAGGGTTCGAGGGAGAGTGCGCGAGGTTTCAAAAACCCATTATCAATCCGCTTCACTGACAGAGAGAAAATCAGGTTCAAAGTAGACGTAGGGGTCTTAAGGCGTGACAAATCCAGCAATGgcagcttcatcttcttcgacATCAAGCAGCAATAGTTACGATGTCCCATGGGTGGAGAAGTACAGACCGACCAAAGTAGCCGACGTTGTTGGGAACGAAGATGCCGTCTCAAGGCTTCAAGTCATCGCCAGAGATGGCAACATGCCCCATCTCATCTTGGCCGTAAGAACCACTTCTTTCATTACTTCCCCTTGTTTGATTCCCCAAGCTTACAATATATACTCTTTAACTTTTCGcgttttttggtgttttcttgttCCCCTCCatctatttttctttgttttttaggttttcttcttactttttgtTTACTCCATAAAATCCAATCCGATAGCACTGTCGTTGCTTAGTTAGAATTTCCGATTATTTAGTAGAATAGTCAGGTAATGAATTTCTGGAACATTTTCCTTTGCAATTTTCAGGGGCCTCCAGGAACTGGTAAGACGACAAGTATTCTGGCCCTTGCGCATGAGCTATTGGGAGCAAATTGCAAGGAAGCTGTGCTAGAGCTTAATGCATCTGATGACAGGTAGCATAAGCTGTCTAACTCTGTCTTGTGTTTTTCTTGTTAAACCTTTTATTGTTATATATTTCCTGTTTCAGGGGAATCGATGTCGTGAGAAACAAGATTAAAATGTTTGCCCAGAAGAAAGTAACGCTGCCCCCAGGACGgcacaaaataataattttgGACGAGGCAGACAGGTGCTGATACTAACCCATGTTGACCACATTCCTTTCGTCACTGGACTGATATTTATCTATGTAATTCTCTCTTCATTTATATGGAGAGTTTTCTTAGAATTTGGTGATGTATATTCTAGCAAACCTAATTTCATATCCTGGTTATATCTTGGGACAAATTTCAGTATGACATCTGGAGCACAACAAGCTTTGAGGCGTACAATGGAAATTTATTCAAACTCCACACGTTTTGCTCTTGCATGTAATATGTCTTCTAAGATAATTGAGCCCATCCAGAGTAGATGTGCACTTGTTCGTTTTTCTAGATTATCAGACCAAGAGATTCTTGCCCGTCTTATGATAGTGGTCGAAGCTGAGCAGGTATGCAGTGTTGCCATTATTTCTTTTGCTGTTGTACTAATTTTACTCCATTGAGTAGCACCAGTAAACAGCCATTTAGGAGCAGTGTAGTTTCTGCTGTAGATATGTGGGTAAGATATACACCATGTAAATGGACAAAATGGACCATAGGTGGATGTGATTTGCATTATTTCTTGTGTTTTAGAAACAAAATTGAATGAGAGAGGATATCCATTCCATTTGAAGAGTCTTATGCCTCTGTGAAGCTCCATGCTCCCAAATAAACTCCTTGAAAAATTGGGCAAACCAACATTTGACTGGATTTGGATTTTGGGAAACTTTAAGAACTCCCTTTCTTGCTTCTTAAACTTTAGGAGTGGTGCAGGTTCATCAccaaaatgggcttattttattaggaataagtgtagggttgggttctatgcATGTTGGGCTTTTGGTTTGTTGGGTTTttaatgtaataggtcactttcaTGGGCCTAAAACATGGGTAGTAAGATTGCATACGGGATTTCCTTATTagaatttaatttattttttagttgttttaagttggTGGAATCCACATCAGAATAGGTTATGTTTAGCTGAGTTTGGTTATGGGTTTCCAATCCACTCTTAAGTCTTTGTCTTTAGTTATTACATTGTCACTTAAAGTCATAGGCGTGTTTGGACTTAAAGTTGACCATGGTTTGAGCCtagtttcctttattatttcagtttcttagtcagtttaggttaccttattagttaaggattgggttaggcctttcctttttagtgtaggagtttatttttaagtcttttatataagtttgtaaaggaGACCAGCATTGTACTCAAAATTTggttaatgaaaagcttttgcgcTCTTC is a window encoding:
- the LOC122664579 gene encoding replication factor C subunit 2-like, which encodes MAASSSSTSSSNSYDVPWVEKYRPTKVADVVGNEDAVSRLQVIARDGNMPHLILAGPPGTGKTTSILALAHELLGANCKEAVLELNASDDRGIDVVRNKIKMFAQKKVTLPPGRHKIIILDEADSMTSGAQQALRRTMEIYSNSTRFALACNMSSKIIEPIQSRCALVRFSRLSDQEILARLMIVVEAEQVPYVPEGLEAIIFTADGDMRQALNNLQATYSGFRFVNQENVFKVCDQPHPLHVKNMVHNVLEGKFDDACSGLKHLYDLGYSPTDIITTIFRIIKNYDMAEYLKLEFLKETGFAHMRICDGVGSLLQLSGLLAKLALVRETAKAM